In Aspergillus nidulans FGSC A4 chromosome II, a single window of DNA contains:
- a CDS encoding DUF1996 domain-containing protein (transcript_id=CADANIAT00004207) → MPSKMRLDTSLVACLAAFSGVADAFWRLPCRGRSALARMDPLISPGEPSYHVHAVHGSKGFGLTADMATLLDGDCTSCGVKQDKSAYWAPALYFVDNATGDSELVDEVGGMLVYYLLYGDNVEAFPEDFRMVAGDPFQRNFTWPIPDPPKSEWTGDQASQAALRQKAIGFNCLNYAKAAEPSLGRHFLPEKAYLDEHCTDGVRFEIMFPSCWNGKDTDSDDHASHVAYPSLVMDGTCPEGFETRIVSLFFETIWNTYAFKDRDGYFALSTGDPTGFGYHADFMHGWESGVLEEAVKTCTNPSGEVEDCPVFELQSELAQKLCSVDIPDILSSEDVKKVKGGLPNKIAVEWGPEYAFPIKYVGEESSTAVPTSTAPQSTSDAGLGVSLSSALSDLAGNIFAADAKTTEAPTTTSTSTSTWTPTPTTSYIESTVTQETVWVEQEIVVMVDENNVPLKTEVGGVDVVSTDYNTVTRTVSSVVQVPTAPAAEKRHHDHLAAHKRHQHGHAH, encoded by the exons ATGCCTTCGAAGATGCGCCTGGACACCAGCCTGGTAGCTTGTCTGGCCGCCTTCTCCGGCGTCGCTGACGCCTTCTGGCGTCTGCCCTGCCGTGGCCGAAGCGCTCTCGCTCGCATGGATCCTTTGATCTCACCCGGCGAGCCGTCCTACCACGTCCACGCCGTTCACGGATCTAAAG GATTCGGTCTCACCGCGGATATGGCTACTCTGCTTGATGGAGACTGCACTTCGTGCGGTGTCAAGCAGGACAAATCGGCCTACTGGGCCCCTGCCCTGTACTTCGTCGACAACGCCACGGGCGACTCCGAGCTTGTGGACGAAGTCGGAGGAATGCTTGT GTACTACCTTCTCTACGGAGACAATGTGGAGGCGTTCCCCGAGGACTTCCGCATGGTTGCTGGTGACCCGTTCCAGCGCAACTTCACCTGGCCGATCCCCGACCCTCCCAAGTCGGAATGGACAGGCGACCAGGCTAGCCAGGCGGCCCTGCGACAGAAGGCTATCGGCTTCAACTGCCTGAATTACGCCAAAGCCGCCGAGCCGTCCCTCGGTCGTCACTTCTTGCCGGAGAAGGCTTATCTTGACGAGCACTGCACTGACGGTGTCCGTTTCGAAATCATGTTCCCCTCATGCTGGAATGGCAAGGATACCGACTCTGACGACCATGCCTCCCACGTTGCCTACCCCTCGCTGGTCATGGACGGCACTTGCCCCGAGGGCTTTGAGACCCGCATCGTttcgctcttcttcgagacCATCTGGAACACCTACGCCTTCAAGGACCGCGACGGATACTTTGCCCTTTCCACCGGCGACCCTACTGGATTCGGTTACCACGCCGATTTCATGCACGGCTGGGAGTCTGGTGTTCTCGAGGAAGCTGTCAAGACCTGCACCAACCCCTCcggcgaggtcgaggactgCCCCGTGTTCGAACTCCAGTCCGAGCTCGCGCAAAAGCTGTGCAGCGTTGACATTCCCGACATCCTGTCCAGCGAAGACGTTAAAAAGGTCAAGGGCGGTCTTCCCAACAAGATTGCCGTCGAATGGGGCCCTGAGTACGCCTTCCCTATCAAGTACGTCGGCGAAGAGTCCTCGACTGCCGTCCCAACCTCCACCGCTCCCCAAAGCACCTCTGACGCGGGTCTGGGCGTCAGCCTCTCTTCCGCTCTCAGCGATCTTGCCGGCAACATCTTCGCCGCTGATGCTAAAACTACCGAGGCTCCCACTAccacctcgacctcgacctcgacatGGACTCCGACGCCCACCACTTCTTATATCGAGAGCACCGTCACGCAAGAGACTGTCTGGGTGGAGCAGGAGATTGTCGTCATGGTCGATGAAAACAACGTTCCCCTGAAGACCGAGGTCGGCGGCGTGGACGTTGTCTCGACAGACTATAACACCGTCACCCGCACCGTTTCATC